From a single Dehalococcoidales bacterium genomic region:
- a CDS encoding anthranilate synthase component I has translation MYYPTLEEVKGYRKKGNLVPVYREIVADLETPVSAFLKINRGGYSFLLESVEGGERLARYSFIGTEPYRVLTTRGEDRVDPLPPVAEELNKYKLVAVNGLPKFCGGAVGFLSYETVTRFEDLPSPERDPLGLPESLFMFVDTLLIFDHVTHKIKVLSHVHL, from the coding sequence ATGTATTATCCGACCCTGGAAGAAGTCAAAGGTTACCGGAAGAAAGGTAACCTGGTGCCTGTCTACCGTGAGATTGTGGCCGACCTGGAGACTCCGGTGTCCGCGTTCCTCAAGATTAACCGGGGCGGCTATTCTTTCCTGCTGGAGAGTGTCGAGGGTGGCGAGAGGCTAGCCCGCTACAGCTTTATCGGTACCGAGCCTTACCGGGTACTGACTACCAGGGGAGAGGACAGGGTTGACCCCTTGCCTCCGGTCGCCGAGGAACTGAACAAATATAAACTGGTAGCCGTTAACGGACTGCCCAAGTTCTGCGGTGGCGCTGTAGGCTTTCTCAGCTATGAAACGGTGACCCGCTTTGAAGACTTGCCCTCTCCGGAGCGCGACCCCCTGGGCTTGCCGGAATCGCTGTTCATGTTCGTCGATACCCTGCTCATCTTCGACCATGTTACCCATAAGATAAAGGTATTGAGCCATGTCCATCTCGA